In Vibrio sp. STUT-A11, a genomic segment contains:
- the leuC gene encoding 3-isopropylmalate dehydratase large subunit, with the protein MGKTLYEKVYDEHVAVAAEGENPILYIDRHLVHEVTSPQAFDGLREKGRQVRQVSKTFATMDHNVSTTTKDINASGEMARIQMETLSKNCEEFGVTLYDLNHKYQGIVHVMGPELGITLPGMTIVCGDSHTATHGAFGSLAFGIGTSEVEHVLATQTLKQARAKTMKIEVKGKVAPGITAKDIVLAIIGKTTAAGGTGYVVEFCGEAITDLSMEGRMTVCNMAIELGAKAGLIAPDETTFDYIKGRKFSPQGADFDAAVEYWKTLKTDDDAEFDAVVTLNAADIKPQVTWGTNPGQVIAVDQPIPSPESFSDPVEKASAAKALAYMGLEAGKSLADYPVDKVFVGSCTNSRIEDMRAAAAVAKGRKVASHVQALIVPGSEQVKTQAEAEGLDVIFKEAGFEWRLPGCSMCLAMNNDRLGPQERCASTSNRNFEGRQGRDGRTHLVSPAMAAAAAIAGHFVDIRELD; encoded by the coding sequence ATGGGCAAAACACTTTACGAGAAGGTCTACGACGAACACGTTGCTGTCGCAGCTGAAGGGGAAAACCCGATTCTTTATATTGATCGTCACCTGGTACACGAAGTTACCTCTCCACAGGCTTTTGATGGCTTGCGTGAAAAGGGCCGTCAAGTGCGTCAGGTAAGCAAAACGTTCGCAACGATGGACCACAACGTTTCGACCACAACCAAAGACATCAACGCTTCTGGTGAGATGGCACGTATCCAGATGGAAACGCTATCGAAAAACTGTGAAGAATTTGGTGTAACCCTTTACGACCTAAACCACAAATACCAAGGCATTGTCCACGTTATGGGCCCTGAGCTAGGCATTACCCTGCCAGGCATGACCATCGTTTGTGGTGACTCTCATACTGCTACACACGGTGCGTTCGGTTCACTGGCTTTCGGTATCGGTACATCTGAAGTTGAACACGTATTAGCGACTCAAACGCTAAAGCAAGCACGTGCGAAAACGATGAAAATCGAAGTGAAAGGTAAAGTCGCTCCGGGCATTACAGCAAAAGATATCGTACTGGCGATCATCGGTAAAACAACAGCAGCAGGCGGTACTGGCTACGTGGTTGAGTTCTGCGGTGAAGCGATTACGGACCTTTCAATGGAAGGCCGTATGACAGTATGTAACATGGCTATCGAATTAGGCGCGAAAGCGGGTCTGATTGCTCCGGATGAAACCACGTTCGACTACATCAAAGGCCGTAAATTCTCACCACAAGGTGCAGATTTTGACGCGGCGGTTGAATACTGGAAAACACTAAAAACTGACGATGATGCTGAATTTGATGCCGTAGTAACGCTAAACGCAGCGGACATCAAACCGCAAGTAACCTGGGGTACCAACCCAGGGCAGGTTATCGCGGTTGACCAACCGATTCCTTCACCAGAAAGTTTTTCAGACCCAGTGGAAAAAGCATCAGCAGCAAAAGCGCTGGCTTACATGGGGCTAGAAGCAGGCAAGTCACTGGCTGATTACCCAGTTGATAAAGTGTTTGTTGGTTCTTGTACTAACTCACGTATCGAAGACATGCGCGCAGCAGCAGCGGTAGCGAAAGGCCGTAAAGTTGCTTCTCATGTTCAGGCATTAATTGTCCCAGGCTCAGAACAGGTGAAGACTCAAGCGGAAGCGGAAGGCTTGGATGTCATCTTTAAAGAAGCGGGCTTTGAATGGCGTCTACCAGGCTGTTCTATGTGTCTGGCAATGAACAATGACCGCTTAGGTCCTCAGGAACGTTGTGCATCGACTTCAAACCGTAACTTTGAAGGTCGTCAAGGCCGTGATGGTCGTACCCACTTGGTTAGCCCTGCAATGGCTGCAGCGGCGGCTATCGCGGGTCACTTTGTTGATATTCGTGAACTAGATTAA
- the djlA gene encoding co-chaperone DjlA: protein MHIWGKILGAFFGLLLGGPLGLLFGLFVGHQFDKARRLSQAGFSTGGFGKGPSQAQRQEEFFKAAFAVMGHVAKSKGQVTKEEIQLASAMMDRMNLHGEQRRAAQDAFREGKESDFPLEEVLVRVKISTAGRFDLLQFFLELQISAAFADGEIHPSERNVLHKIARALGFSSEQLERRLHMQEAAFRFQHQGGFHGQHQSSGAGWQQASESDQLANAYEILDVSADADSKTVKRAYRKLMNEHHPDKLMAKGLPPEMMNVAKEKSQEIQNAYDLIKKVKGFK, encoded by the coding sequence ATGCATATTTGGGGCAAAATACTAGGTGCCTTTTTTGGCTTGTTACTTGGCGGGCCACTCGGCTTGCTATTTGGCTTATTTGTTGGCCATCAGTTTGATAAAGCACGTCGTTTGAGTCAGGCTGGATTCTCGACGGGCGGGTTTGGTAAAGGGCCTAGTCAGGCGCAACGTCAGGAAGAGTTTTTCAAAGCGGCTTTTGCTGTGATGGGACATGTGGCAAAATCGAAGGGTCAGGTCACCAAAGAAGAGATTCAACTTGCGTCAGCGATGATGGACCGTATGAACCTGCATGGTGAACAGCGCCGTGCAGCGCAAGACGCATTTCGTGAAGGGAAGGAAAGTGATTTCCCGCTCGAAGAGGTGTTGGTTAGGGTTAAGATCTCGACTGCGGGTCGTTTCGACTTGCTGCAATTTTTCTTGGAGTTGCAAATTTCAGCTGCCTTTGCCGATGGCGAGATTCATCCAAGTGAGCGAAATGTGCTGCACAAGATTGCTCGCGCATTAGGGTTTTCTTCTGAGCAACTGGAGCGTCGCTTACACATGCAAGAAGCGGCATTCCGTTTCCAGCATCAGGGTGGTTTTCACGGTCAACATCAATCGTCTGGTGCAGGGTGGCAGCAAGCGTCTGAATCTGATCAGTTAGCGAATGCGTATGAAATCCTCGATGTGTCGGCAGATGCGGACAGTAAAACGGTGAAACGTGCTTACCGTAAGCTGATGAACGAGCACCATCCAGATAAGCTGATGGCGAAAGGTCTGCCACCAGAAATGATGAATGTAGCCAAAGAAAAATCGCAAGAAATTCAAAATGCTTATGATCTGATTAAGAAAGTAAAAGGCTTTAAGTAA
- the leuB gene encoding 3-isopropylmalate dehydrogenase, giving the protein MTDKSYKIAVLPGDGIGPEVMAQAHKVLDAIEKKHGLSFERDEHDVGGIAIDNHGCPLPETTVKACEESDAVLFGSVGGPKWEHLPPNDQPERGALLPLRKHFQLFCNLRPAQIHNGLEAFSPLRADISERGFDIVVVRELTGGIYFGQPKGREGEGATEKAFDTEVYHRFEIERIAKIAFESARLRRKKVCSIDKANVLQSSILWREVVEEIAKDYPDVELSHMYIDNATMQLIKDPAQFDVMLCSNIFGDIISDECAMITGSMGMLPSASLNESKFGLYEPAGGSAPDIAGKNIANPVAQILSAALMLRYSLGEEAAAQDIEAAVSKALSAGELTADLASDKPALTTSEMGDKIAEYILNS; this is encoded by the coding sequence ATGACAGACAAATCATACAAAATCGCCGTTCTACCTGGTGACGGTATTGGCCCTGAAGTGATGGCACAAGCGCACAAAGTACTTGATGCAATCGAGAAAAAGCATGGCCTTTCTTTTGAGCGTGATGAGCACGATGTCGGCGGTATTGCTATTGATAATCATGGCTGCCCACTTCCTGAAACGACGGTAAAAGCGTGTGAAGAGTCTGATGCGGTTCTATTTGGTTCAGTAGGTGGCCCTAAGTGGGAACACCTGCCACCGAACGACCAACCAGAGCGCGGCGCTTTGCTTCCACTGCGCAAGCACTTCCAACTGTTCTGTAACCTGCGCCCAGCACAGATTCACAATGGCTTAGAGGCATTTTCTCCACTTCGTGCTGACATCTCTGAGCGTGGTTTTGACATTGTGGTGGTTCGTGAACTGACTGGTGGTATCTACTTCGGCCAACCAAAAGGTCGTGAAGGCGAAGGCGCAACAGAGAAAGCGTTTGATACCGAGGTTTACCACCGCTTTGAAATCGAGCGTATCGCTAAAATTGCCTTTGAATCTGCACGTCTACGTCGTAAGAAAGTTTGCTCAATCGATAAAGCGAACGTACTACAAAGCTCTATCCTATGGCGTGAAGTGGTCGAAGAGATCGCGAAAGACTACCCAGATGTCGAGCTTTCTCACATGTACATCGACAACGCCACCATGCAGCTAATCAAAGATCCAGCGCAGTTTGACGTAATGCTATGTTCAAACATCTTCGGTGACATCATCTCGGATGAATGTGCAATGATTACTGGCTCTATGGGCATGCTGCCTTCTGCGAGCCTTAACGAAAGCAAATTTGGTCTGTACGAACCAGCAGGCGGCAGTGCTCCAGATATCGCAGGCAAAAACATCGCTAACCCAGTGGCGCAAATTCTTTCAGCTGCGCTAATGCTACGTTACAGCCTGGGTGAAGAAGCAGCGGCTCAAGACATTGAAGCTGCCGTATCTAAAGCGCTTTCTGCTGGCGAGCTAACCGCTGATTTAGCAAGCGACAAACCAGCGCTAACCACTTCAGAAATGGGTGACAAGATCGCCGAGTACATCTTGAACTCATAA
- the leuD gene encoding 3-isopropylmalate dehydratase small subunit, giving the protein MSGFKQHKGLVVPLDAANVDTDAIIPKQFLQKVSRLGFGKHLFHDWRFLDDAGEQPNPEFVMNAPRYQGASILLARENFGCGSSREHAPWALADYGIKAMIAPSFADIFYGNSINNQMVPVRLTEQEVDELFQYVEANEGAQIEVDLEANKVRANGKEYDFEIDEFRRHCLLNGLDNIGLTLQHEDKIAEYEANIPSFLR; this is encoded by the coding sequence ATGTCAGGTTTTAAACAACACAAAGGCTTAGTTGTTCCTCTAGATGCAGCGAACGTTGATACTGATGCCATCATACCAAAGCAGTTCCTACAAAAGGTGTCTCGCCTGGGTTTCGGTAAGCACCTTTTCCATGACTGGCGCTTCCTTGATGACGCAGGTGAACAGCCAAACCCTGAGTTTGTGATGAACGCACCACGTTACCAAGGTGCTTCCATCTTACTTGCGCGTGAAAATTTCGGTTGTGGCTCTTCTCGTGAGCACGCTCCTTGGGCGTTAGCCGATTACGGCATTAAAGCGATGATCGCACCAAGCTTTGCAGATATCTTCTATGGCAACTCAATCAACAACCAAATGGTGCCAGTGCGTCTGACTGAGCAAGAGGTTGATGAACTGTTCCAATACGTTGAAGCGAATGAAGGTGCACAGATTGAAGTGGATCTGGAAGCGAACAAAGTACGTGCCAATGGCAAAGAATACGATTTCGAAATCGATGAGTTCCGTCGCCACTGTCTACTGAATGGCTTGGACAACATCGGCTTGACGCTACAGCACGAAGATAAAATTGCGGAATATGAAGCGAATATTCCAAGCTTCCTGCGCTAA
- a CDS encoding DUF547 domain-containing protein — MKRFLLLLCALLSFCVYSAPKADLWPYWNHSNEASQIQISHQEWQQLLDRYLVTLGENTLFRYRAVSAADKTLLKQYIQRLTKLDPLQYRKAEQYAYWLNLYNAITVDLILDNYPIKSITKLGGLFSFGPWDEEVITINNQNLTLNDIEHRILRPIWQDPRTHYAVNCASLGCPNLQAQVFTAANSQALLDSAAKAFINSKKGVSIEGETARISSIYDWFAEDFGGEKNVFKHIRQYAPQYKRFSGQLKYDYDWNLNQAD, encoded by the coding sequence ATGAAACGTTTCTTATTGTTATTGTGTGCCCTACTTTCCTTTTGCGTCTATTCCGCACCTAAAGCCGACCTGTGGCCATACTGGAACCACTCGAACGAAGCCAGCCAAATACAAATCTCTCATCAAGAGTGGCAACAATTACTCGACCGCTATCTTGTCACTCTGGGGGAAAATACGTTATTTCGCTACCGCGCTGTGTCGGCAGCGGATAAAACATTACTCAAACAATACATTCAGCGCCTGACCAAACTCGATCCTTTGCAATACCGCAAAGCTGAGCAATATGCTTATTGGCTGAACCTGTACAACGCCATCACGGTGGATCTGATCTTGGATAATTACCCGATAAAGTCGATCACTAAGTTAGGAGGGTTGTTTAGTTTTGGGCCCTGGGATGAAGAGGTCATCACCATTAATAATCAAAACTTAACTCTGAATGATATCGAGCATCGAATTCTGCGACCGATCTGGCAAGATCCAAGAACACATTATGCGGTTAACTGTGCAAGCTTAGGCTGTCCGAATCTACAAGCTCAGGTGTTTACAGCCGCCAATAGCCAAGCCTTGTTGGACAGCGCGGCAAAAGCCTTTATCAACAGCAAAAAAGGCGTCTCTATCGAAGGGGAGACGGCGCGAATCTCGTCTATTTATGATTGGTTTGCAGAGGACTTTGGGGGTGAGAAGAACGTGTTTAAGCACATCAGGCAATACGCACCGCAATACAAGCGCTTTTCCGGTCAACTTAAATACGACTACGATTGGAATTTAAATCAAGCTGACTGA